Genomic DNA from Schistocerca serialis cubense isolate TAMUIC-IGC-003099 chromosome 5, iqSchSeri2.2, whole genome shotgun sequence:
CAAAGTAACAACCACAGCATTTTCATATGTTTCATTCTTTTTTTGAAAATGAGTTTCATTAAAGTTCGTCGCTTAGTAATTAGACGTTCAGAAGCTGAAATTATATTCACCATCCCAGCAGGAACCTTTAGTGCTACAACTGTCGCCACCAGTTAGGCTCGTCATTAATTTTGAGTGCTGTATAGAGCATAAACATATGGGAGTATTATTTTGCTATGTATCGTCGGCAGGGAAATAAACGCAGCGTATTTTAATACCTGAGGACTACACGCTTATGACAAAAATATGAGACTTAAGACGAGCCATgttatcttgaaaattttcttaaagTCACAGGAGAGTGCCACTTGTCGTTTACAACTGCTAAATAatttacatgcaaataaataaatgaaattatcatAAACTTTTTGATCCTTTATTATTTACTGCAACATGTTTGTGTAATTTCAAATAACTTGCCCTATTTACATATTTCACACGTTTTGCtgcaactgcagactgctgcacCATCATCTGCAAGATAGTCCCAAAAAACTGAAGACGTCTGAGGCAGGAATTTAAAACAGACGTATTCCACATGTTATAACTAGCTGCACTACACTCCTGAGGGAGTAATAGGAGTCCTTTTATCCTTATTTTTCACTGTGAAGTACACAACTACTCGGCGCTCTTGTACATTCTAGTTCCTCAGGCTGTTGGGATGCGGCACAAATTATGAGTTCTGTACGCACAGTTCTCATCGGCAACTAGCACAATAATAAGTTGCTCAAACTACAGCTCTTTGTACAGACAGAAAATCCCGACTTTGTTTCATAGTATACAGTGTACATTAAGACGAAAATCTTGATTGACGCACTACAATGCCAGGTAACATTTTCTGTCATAATGTGTTTGCTTGATGTGTTGTTTTGATTTGTTTTTCTTTAAGTACCGTCTTTTCCAGCTATTCAATGAATCCTCTTATCATTAATGCGTTTATTTCAGTgaatcacttaatttttttttttaatactgtatgCTACGACAGCAAATAAACAACGAAGAGATTGAAAGTGCGAAAAAATTATGCTAAAAGTAGGTGAATATCAAAACGATAAGCAAACATTAGATGACAAATGATAAGCTGCAAGACCGAAGAATGGCATCCGATTATATCTAAATCTTAAGTGGCATACGCCATACGTAAAATATTGAAATCTAAACACAATGAGATGTCATTGTTAGAAACTTAGTACTCCTGTCTTTAACTTACATATAAATCTGGAATGAGTGAGGATACTCGCAGTCAGCTTACTAAGACGTATCTTAAAATTAAAAGGCCAAACAACAGTTCATCACTTCATTGAATAGACTACACCAGTACTTATGGAGAGGACTGGTGGAAGAATATTATGGAGGGATATTATGGCATTTAATTCTGCCCAGACGACAATCTCATTAGAGATGGAGCTTAGTCGTGGATTGGACAGGTTCAAACTTGGCGAAAAGAAAGTAAAAAAGCAAATTTGAGAGAATAAATTTATGGTATTAAAATATTGATGGAAAATTTCGATTAGTGTAACAACAGAAACGAGAGaacatttgctttaaatacgttTGCAAGTTTTAATTTAATTAATAATCTTTCACTATGTGTTTTGCGATTTTTGGGTAACCAGATAGACCTAATTTACAGTGAAAAGTTATAATATGCTATAATGCCATATGCTATGTTAAAAAGGGCATAATTCTAGCGAAATATGACTTATATTTGCGGAACTGAAAAGTCGTAAAATCGAAGAGACCGAAAATGTGTTTAATACTCCcaacaaaataaactgaaatatataactgtgtgtgaaatcttatgggacttaactgctaaggtcatcagtctctaagcttacacactacctaacctaaattatcctagggacaaacacacacacccatgcccgaggaaggactccaacctccgccgggaccagccgcacagtccatgactgcagcgcctcagaccgcttgtcTAAGCCCGCGCGGCGAAATATATAACTGTATGACAGGAAAACTCTAAATGTAAATCATTGTGATATTTTTATATAACTATTGTCAGTTTGTCTTTGAAACAGCATTTTCTTACATAATATCGTGGCACAACAGAACAAACAGGAGGAATATAGAACTGTATACATTTATCAAGCCCAATGATGTGTTATGTGTAAACTTCATTCCTTACTGAGTATTTGAAGCTATCACTGCCTGATTTTAAgcataaaaatgtatattatgtgtaTTATACTTTTAATAATAGCATTATGGTTGGTTTATTCAACATAACTGCAGCTACTCACATATATTACAGGGGAATACGTACagaaataatttatatggttaGAAATAGCTAGATGGTACGAGAGCACGAGAACAAAACATTCTGTTCCTGGTAGTTGTTGTGTTCACTTCTTCTTGCGTAGGATGAACGTTGCTTACAAAAACAGTACTACATTTCCAGACTTGTGTAAAACTACTAAATATCTTTCCTAATTGGTAGAGTTCCGAAGCAGGTGTGGAAAATTTTTCTGGGCTTTTCATCTCAATATATATTAAATAGAGACAGCATGATCAACGTTTTACACCTTTCATTTTGGTTCTCAGACCAAAAGCTGTAGCAAAATACTTTCTCCTTTCTATTAAGGGCTACTTGAGCTTCATTATACCCTACACAATATGTGGACATAAATGAAATTAAACGTGGTATACTATTAAAGCGGTTCCTATTTATGCACTCACTGTGTGGGGCTGCTGTTTTCTGCCGAAAGATACACCAGTATCTTACTCTGACACAAGTTTTATTGAATTTTTTGTCACTTGACGCACGTATGATGTTGTcgtattaaaaaatgaaataaaggaaGAGAGGAAGAAGCATTGTGGTTCAGTGCAGAATCGACGACAATGTATTTTCAgataatgtttatttaaaaaaagtttcacgTATAGAATACCAAACACAAAATAAACCGAACGGGCTAATTTTATGAAATCCTTCACAAGTGGCAAACCCTCtgcaataataataaaagcagtttAAACTAGTTTTCAGTTCTTACTTTAATTTAATGGGAGTTCGCGTACCTTATCATTTGCAATAATAAAACTGTTATTATTGGAACCTATTAATTTACAATACAGTATCCGCGAAATTCTAAATACGAGAAAGTGAGTTTAATAGCACGGTGTGTATATTTTAGACGATATGATTCCTTGCCATACGTATTTGCAAAAATATATGTAATAAATGCGGGCATTACGCCAAATGTCACATTTCTGCAGTAAGTCGTGAACTCAATATCCCATTGGAATAACTGTGAAATAAATTGTAAACACAAAAACACTAAACAACAGAAATGCTTCGagatactttaatatttatttttcactttttttatttacactGTGTAGCGAGAAAGGAAAATGAAATTCAGAACAAGCATGGAACTTTTGACACAAGACAAAGTTAGTTAGTACTAAGCAGCACTTTAACGTAATTTATCGACCAAAGCGAGGACCGAACCACAATCCAGGATGCTTAGCAGCCCTCTGGTCCCGCGTTGCGACTCCATCGTCGTACACATCCCCAGTCTGCTCCTGCTTGTCCATATCTACACTTCGCCCGGGACGGGGTCCGAACCATAGCATGTCGTCCACTTGGGCGTCACTGCGCCGACCAACCCGGGGTCCGAACCACAGACCGGGTGGCTGGGCACGCCTGTCTTGGCGCTGCGATCCACTGTCCTTGAACTCCCTCTCGTCGTTCGTCCAGACCGCGTCTTCACCTTTTGGCTCTCCGTCCGAACTGCGGCCCACCCGCGGTCCGAACCACAGTGCTGGGGACTTGGCCGCCCGCTTTTCCACTTGGGGCCGCCACTTCAGGGGAGCGTCAACACCACAGCTGCTTCGTCGTCCGTACCGTGGACCGAACCACACCCCAGGGTTTTCGTGTATCGTAGCTTCTCGCTGGACCATTTCTCGCGCCGACCCTGCAGGGATGTAACTCCCCTCTAGCATTGCCAACCACGGACCTTCATCTTTTCTCGATTCGTCACCGATCCCATTCCGTCCATCGACACGAGAATCGAACCCCGCCGCCTCTCTTCCTCTGCGAAACGACGCATTCGGGGCCTCACCATCGGGACGATCTTCCACGGTATCTTCATTTCTGTCGTGCGAAGCCACTCTGCTGTCCTGGGATGAGGATTGCGAATCATCTTCCGTCAGCGCGGATTCTGCCCTCGTGTCGAGAACTCGAGCAGCAGTCACCAGAGCCAGCAGCAGGAACAGCTGAGCACCTCTCGGCATGATGGCAGGTGAAGTTCTGTGGCCACAACACCCACTGCCGTGTGCTTTATACGGATCGGGGCCCACCCCGCTCGAGGCAGGTAGCTGTGGGGAGCTCCGATATTGCGGCTCCGGGCTTTAGTGGGACAAATGGCAGACGCCCCCTCCTTCCCTTCCAGCGCAATTACGTCGCCGTTCCTCATTTCGAATTCCTGGAGGGCACTGTTTCGCTACCTACTCTCATGAGCTCCCTTTCTCAATGGAGCCAGGAGCGGTTTGCCGCGATCACGATCTACTTGCAGAACAGTGTTGGAAAACTTCCACCAAGTCAATAATAACATTTTCAAGGCAGAGCGTTTTACCAACAGCAATCAGATCGCACTTAATGTTGTCTACGTTGTTTACCGTCGATCACGATCATACACATAAGTCAACGGATTCATAAATGACTACTACTATaaatacaattcataaccaatacaaCCAGTACAAGCTAAAATCTATACCCTTATCTAACCTTATAATTAGTTTATGTCTACAGTTATTAGGTGTACAACTTCGCTTCCCCAGTTCTGCAATAGGTGGCTGAAACGACAAGTGGTGGTGTTAGTATTCACGAAAATGAACTTCACCATTAGATTAAGTCATTATggcattggtccacttctggcccttgtgcaagcaattACTCCACCTAGCATTGACTGTTACAGTTGTTTGACTAGCTCCTGAGGAATATCGAGCCAAATTTTGTCCCATCGGCGCGTTAGGTCGTCATAATCACGAGCTTGCTGGACAGCCACGTCGTTACTGCTATAAACGTagtcagctggggagagatccggtgactctGCTGGAAATTGTAGTGTTTGGCAATCACGACGACAAGAcacagaaactctcgccatgtgcgagcaggcattgtcttgctgaaatgtaaactcagGATAGCCTGCCATTAGGGGTaacaaaacggagtgtagaatTTTGTTGATGTAGCGCTGTGATGTAACGTTGTcgtgatgacaaccaaaggaatccTGCCATGAAATGGAATCGTGCCCCAGAACATCACTCATGGATGTCAGACCTTATGGTGGCCGACATTTGGATTGATATCCCACGTGgaactcttcactgaagacagttctcgtCTAGTCAGTGAGATTCTAGGTCAAAGACGTTTATGGACACTCCCAGGACAGCGCTGAGGTACTAAACTGCCTGTCGCCCACTATACCGCCTGACAGCCAGAAGCGATGGTCTGGGTTTCCAATTCTTTTCATAGCACCTCCCCTTCGGTTGTCTTCCGTGGCACCCTTgctgcacaacggtacgtcgacgatattctactccccatttttttgcatttcatggtaagccatcctgtgtttacatttcaggaagattgtGCTAGGCTGCACAAGGCAACAGTTTCTATTGCCTGTCTTCGTACCTCCCAAACCTTAACTTGGGCAGTAAGGTCGCCGGaactctcctcaactgagaacatTTTG
This window encodes:
- the LOC126481548 gene encoding uncharacterized protein LOC126481548, with protein sequence MPRGAQLFLLLALVTAARVLDTRAESALTEDDSQSSSQDSRVASHDRNEDTVEDRPDGEAPNASFRRGREAAGFDSRVDGRNGIGDESRKDEGPWLAMLEGSYIPAGSAREMVQREATIHENPGVWFGPRYGRRSSCGVDAPLKWRPQVEKRAAKSPALWFGPRVGRSSDGEPKGEDAVWTNDEREFKDSGSQRQDRRAQPPGLWFGPRVGRRSDAQVDDMLWFGPRPGRSVDMDKQEQTGDVYDDGVATRDQRAAKHPGLWFGPRFGR